The stretch of DNA GGCCAAGTGCCCCTTCGGCGAGGAATGCTTCGCCGAGCGGGCCAAGGAGAAGGCGCAGAAGTCCCATCTCGTGGTCACCAACCACTCCCTGTTGGCGATCGACGCCATCGAGGGGGTGCCGATGATCCCCGAGTACGACGCCGTGGTCATCGACGAGGCGCACGAGCTGGTCGCCCGGGTCACCCAGGCGGCGACCGACGAGCTCACCGCCAACGACGTGGAGCGCGCCGCCCGGCGCTCGCAGCGCCACGTGGACGGCACCGAGGCCGACGACCTGGCGGACGCCGGCGAGGCGCTCCGGGTCGCCATGGGCGACGCCGCCGCCGGGCGCTTCACCGCGCTGCCGGCGGACCTGGCCGACGCGTTGGTGCTGGTCCGCGACGCGGCGCGCGCCTGCCTCTCGGCCTACCCCAAGCAGAGCGGCGATACGGCGTCCGAGGCCGGGCCCGATCCGGGCCTGCAGCAGGCCAGGGGAAGCGTCCAGGAGCTGTTCCAGATCGCCGAGCGGATGGCCGAGCACAAGGAGTCCGACGTGCTCTGGCTCGCCGAGGGGGGCGAGCGGATTCCCGCGCGGCTGTGTGTCGCGCCGCTGCAGGTGTGGGCCCAGATGCGCGAGCGACTGCTGAGCGACAAGACGGTGGTCTTCGCGAGCGCCACGCTCAAGCTCGGCGGCGACTTCGGGGTCGTCGCCGGGTCGCTGGGCCTGCGCAAGGACGATGCCGAGCTGCCGTGGCGCGGCCTCGACGTGGGCAGCCCCTTCGACTACGGCAGGCAGGGCATCTTGTACGTCGCCCGCCACCTGCCGACACCGGGGCGCGACGGGATGGTGCCAGCGGTGCTCGACGAGATCGTCGAGTTGATCGACGCCGCCGAGGGTCGCACGCTCGGGCTGTTCTCCAGCCGCCGTGCGGCCGAGGCCGCCGCGGAGGCGGTGCGCAAGCGGCTGCCGCACCTGACCACGCTCGCGCAGGGCGATGCCCAGCTGCCGGAGCTGGCAGCGCAGTTCGTCGGCGATCCGCACACGGTGCTCTTCGGGACGTTGAGCCTGTGGCAGGGCCTGGACGTCCCCGGAGACACCTGCCAGCTGGTGCTGATCGACCGGATCCCGTTCCCGCGCCCGG from Nocardioides sp. BP30 encodes:
- a CDS encoding ATP-dependent DNA helicase, giving the protein MPPETSSAAPAAASTTPVAETLATAVAALGGTTRAGQVQMAEAVARALAEGEHLLVQAGTGTGKSLAYLVPSLLHDKRVVIATATLALQHQLVERDLPRLVGALKGRRLDTSYAVLKGRSNYACLHRIREGVPDDQGTLSMDIPMGDMATKVLELRTWAEEQAQSQGTGERDNAPRHTDREWRQVSVTHRDCLGAAKCPFGEECFAERAKEKAQKSHLVVTNHSLLAIDAIEGVPMIPEYDAVVIDEAHELVARVTQAATDELTANDVERAARRSQRHVDGTEADDLADAGEALRVAMGDAAAGRFTALPADLADALVLVRDAARACLSAYPKQSGDTASEAGPDPGLQQARGSVQELFQIAERMAEHKESDVLWLAEGGERIPARLCVAPLQVWAQMRERLLSDKTVVFASATLKLGGDFGVVAGSLGLRKDDAELPWRGLDVGSPFDYGRQGILYVARHLPTPGRDGMVPAVLDEIVELIDAAEGRTLGLFSSRRAAEAAAEAVRKRLPHLTTLAQGDAQLPELAAQFVGDPHTVLFGTLSLWQGLDVPGDTCQLVLIDRIPFPRPDDPLMSARQQAADKAGGNGFMQVAATHAALLLAQGAGRLIRTTSDRGVVAVLDPRLATARYGGFLKASLPPMWPTVDPAIARQALRRLAESAG